In the genome of Gordonia rubripertincta, one region contains:
- a CDS encoding acyl-CoA dehydrogenase family protein → MFIDLTPEQRALREELREYFADLVTPDEAKVMLTERHGPTYRKVIKRMGDDGWLGVGWPKEFGGKGFGEIEQQIFTNEAVRADVPLPSVTLQTVGPTLQVHGTEEQKRKFLPAILAGDVHFAIGYTEPEAGTDLASLSTTAVLDGDHYVVNGQKIFTTGGHDADYIWLAVRTDKDAPKHKGISILIVDTTDPGFSWTPIITADGAHHVNATYYQDVKVPVSMRVGEEGDGWKLITTQLNHERVMLGPAGRIDGLAARLRAWTQRPGPDGTVIAKHPDVRRALATIDAYGRINELLNWQVASTGEAISMADAAATKVFSTERIQSVCRMANEIIGRYGDFTDPETAALVDWLDVQQKRHVVITFGGGVNEVMRDMIATAGLGLPRSKR, encoded by the coding sequence ATGTTCATCGATCTGACGCCCGAGCAGCGCGCGCTGCGCGAGGAACTCCGGGAGTATTTCGCCGACCTGGTGACCCCGGACGAAGCGAAGGTCATGCTGACCGAGCGGCACGGACCCACGTACCGCAAGGTCATCAAGCGGATGGGCGACGACGGCTGGCTCGGTGTGGGTTGGCCGAAGGAGTTCGGCGGCAAGGGCTTCGGGGAGATCGAACAGCAGATCTTCACCAATGAGGCCGTCCGCGCCGACGTCCCGCTGCCGTCGGTCACCCTGCAGACCGTCGGCCCGACCCTGCAGGTCCACGGCACCGAGGAGCAGAAGCGCAAGTTCCTGCCCGCGATCCTGGCCGGCGACGTGCACTTCGCCATCGGCTACACCGAACCCGAGGCAGGTACCGACCTGGCGTCGCTGAGCACCACCGCCGTGCTCGACGGCGACCACTATGTGGTCAACGGCCAGAAGATCTTCACCACCGGTGGCCACGACGCCGACTACATCTGGCTGGCCGTGCGCACCGACAAGGACGCGCCCAAGCACAAGGGCATCTCGATCCTCATCGTGGACACCACGGATCCCGGGTTCAGCTGGACGCCGATCATCACCGCCGACGGCGCCCACCACGTGAATGCCACCTACTACCAGGACGTGAAGGTCCCGGTGTCGATGCGCGTGGGCGAGGAGGGTGACGGTTGGAAGCTGATCACCACCCAGCTCAACCACGAACGCGTCATGCTCGGACCGGCCGGACGCATCGACGGTCTGGCGGCTCGACTCCGCGCCTGGACTCAGCGTCCGGGTCCCGACGGCACCGTGATCGCGAAGCATCCCGACGTGCGGCGTGCCCTGGCCACCATCGACGCCTACGGCCGGATCAACGAACTGCTCAACTGGCAGGTCGCCTCCACCGGTGAGGCGATCTCCATGGCCGACGCCGCCGCGACGAAGGTGTTCTCCACCGAACGCATCCAGTCGGTGTGCCGGATGGCCAACGAGATCATCGGCCGCTACGGCGATTTCACCGACCCCGAGACCGCCGCTCTGGTGGACTGGCTCGACGTCCAGCAGAAGCGTCACGTCGTCATCACCTTCGGCGGCGGGGTCAACGAGGTCATGCGCGACATGATCGCCACCGCCGGTCTCGGACTCCCGAGGTCGAAGCGTTGA
- a CDS encoding bifunctional MaoC family dehydratase N-terminal/OB-fold nucleic acid binding domain-containing protein: MSAPELTGTELTGDEAIRAAAQAIMDDGASAPVRGRDPINQPMINNWVEAMGDENPIYVDDAAARAAGHPGVVAPPAMAQVWTMRGLNGVRTADDPLGRASQLFDEAGFTSVVATNCDTVYHRYTRPGEEVSLSAELLEVVGPKNTALGEGWFFTTRNVWSVPDENGADEVVAEMRFRILKFRPAAKDAAPETVSSVPGDLDPARLLKPSVSRDTAFFWEGVAAHELRIQRDGEGALRHPPVPATWKPRVADGSVPETDYVVASGTGTVYSYVVHRAPKVPGRQLPFVVALVELDEGVRMLGELRGAEPEDVEIGMRVRVTFLDFPARDDAGTPAWTLYAWEPASEGGEA; encoded by the coding sequence TTGAGCGCCCCCGAGCTGACCGGTACCGAGCTGACCGGAGACGAGGCGATCCGCGCTGCGGCGCAGGCGATCATGGACGACGGTGCGAGCGCACCGGTTCGTGGGCGCGACCCGATCAATCAGCCGATGATCAACAATTGGGTCGAGGCGATGGGCGACGAGAACCCCATCTACGTCGACGACGCCGCGGCGCGTGCTGCGGGGCATCCGGGTGTGGTGGCACCGCCGGCGATGGCCCAGGTGTGGACGATGCGCGGGCTCAACGGTGTACGCACGGCCGACGATCCGCTCGGTCGTGCGTCGCAACTGTTCGACGAGGCAGGGTTCACCTCGGTTGTCGCCACCAACTGCGACACTGTCTACCACCGCTACACGCGGCCGGGGGAAGAGGTGTCCCTGTCAGCCGAACTCCTCGAGGTCGTCGGCCCCAAGAACACCGCGCTCGGCGAGGGCTGGTTCTTCACGACTCGCAACGTGTGGTCGGTGCCTGACGAGAACGGTGCAGACGAGGTCGTTGCGGAGATGCGGTTCCGCATCCTCAAGTTCCGGCCGGCCGCGAAGGACGCTGCACCCGAGACGGTTTCGTCGGTACCCGGCGATCTCGACCCGGCGCGGCTGCTCAAGCCGAGCGTCTCACGCGACACCGCTTTCTTCTGGGAGGGCGTGGCGGCACACGAGCTGCGCATCCAGCGCGACGGCGAGGGCGCGCTGCGACACCCGCCGGTCCCGGCGACCTGGAAGCCCCGCGTGGCCGACGGATCGGTGCCGGAGACCGACTACGTCGTCGCATCGGGAACCGGAACCGTCTACAGCTATGTGGTCCATCGTGCCCCCAAGGTCCCCGGCCGGCAGCTGCCGTTCGTCGTCGCCCTCGTCGAGCTCGACGAAGGTGTGCGGATGCTGGGAGAACTGCGGGGCGCCGAACCGGAGGACGTCGAGATCGGCATGCGGGTGCGGGTGACCTTCCTGGACTTCCCGGCCCGCGACGACGCGGGGACGCCGGCGTGGACGCTGTACGCCTGGGAGCCGGCGAGCGAAGGGGGAGAAGCATGA
- a CDS encoding MaoC family dehydratase — MTSVATPAVSVGTALPPLVVDATPTFVVATALATRDFQDVHHDRDLAQAKGSKDIFVNILTDTGLVERFVTDWAGPTARIRSIALKLGVPWYAYDSVTFTGEVTEIADDGLLTVAVTGTNSLGKHVISTVTLTIGEGASDTTQGEGH, encoded by the coding sequence ATGACCAGTGTCGCCACTCCGGCGGTGAGCGTCGGAACCGCCCTGCCGCCCTTGGTCGTCGATGCGACCCCGACCTTCGTCGTCGCGACGGCACTCGCCACCCGCGACTTCCAGGATGTGCACCACGACCGCGACCTCGCGCAGGCCAAGGGGTCCAAGGACATCTTCGTCAACATCCTGACCGACACCGGTCTGGTGGAACGGTTCGTCACCGACTGGGCGGGTCCCACCGCCCGAATCCGTTCGATCGCACTGAAACTGGGCGTGCCGTGGTACGCCTACGATTCGGTCACCTTCACCGGTGAGGTCACCGAGATCGCCGACGACGGCCTGCTGACGGTCGCCGTCACCGGAACCAATTCGCTGGGTAAGCACGTCATCTCGACCGTCACCCTCACCATCGGCGAGGGTGCCTCGGATACGACACAGGGGGAGGGCCACTGA
- a CDS encoding lipid-transfer protein, whose product MGGLSGQAAIAGIGATEFSKDSGRSELRLAAEAVSAAIADAGLTPADVDGLVTFTMDTNSEISVARAVGIPELTYFSRIHYGGGAACATVQQAAMAVATGVADVVVAYRAFNERSGLRFGQVNSAVANQENSSGTENAFSYPHGLSTPAAFVAMIAQRYMHDYGATSEDFGRIAVVDRKHAAVNPDAFFYEKPITLEDHQNSRYIAEPLHLLDCCQESDGGVALVIVSAERAKDLPHTPAVIAAAAAGSAADQFIMTSYYRDELASLPEMGLVGRQLWSQSGLGPADMDMAVLYDHFTPYTLLQLEELGFCGRGEAKDFVREPGALEVGGRLPLNTHGGQLGEAYIHGMNGIAEAVRQIRGTSVNQVDDAAKVVVTAGTGVPTSGLVLTA is encoded by the coding sequence ATGGGCGGGCTGTCCGGACAGGCGGCGATCGCCGGCATCGGGGCCACCGAGTTCTCCAAGGACTCCGGGCGCAGCGAGCTGCGGCTCGCGGCGGAGGCGGTGTCGGCGGCGATCGCCGATGCGGGTCTGACCCCGGCCGACGTCGATGGACTCGTCACGTTCACCATGGACACCAACAGCGAGATCTCGGTCGCCCGGGCCGTCGGAATCCCCGAGCTCACCTACTTCTCGCGGATCCACTACGGCGGCGGCGCAGCCTGCGCGACCGTGCAGCAGGCCGCGATGGCGGTGGCGACCGGGGTCGCCGACGTCGTCGTCGCCTACCGTGCGTTCAACGAACGGTCGGGACTGCGGTTCGGACAGGTGAATTCGGCGGTCGCCAACCAGGAGAACTCCTCGGGTACCGAGAACGCCTTTAGCTATCCGCACGGGTTGTCGACGCCGGCGGCGTTCGTCGCGATGATCGCCCAGCGGTACATGCACGACTACGGCGCCACCAGTGAGGATTTCGGCCGTATCGCGGTCGTCGACCGCAAGCACGCCGCAGTCAATCCCGATGCCTTCTTCTACGAGAAGCCGATCACGCTGGAAGACCACCAGAACTCCCGGTACATCGCCGAGCCGTTGCATCTGCTCGATTGCTGCCAGGAGTCCGACGGCGGTGTCGCGCTGGTGATCGTGTCGGCCGAGCGCGCCAAGGATCTGCCGCACACGCCGGCCGTGATCGCCGCGGCCGCAGCAGGGTCGGCGGCCGACCAGTTCATCATGACCAGCTACTACCGCGACGAATTGGCATCGCTGCCCGAGATGGGTCTCGTCGGACGGCAGCTGTGGTCGCAGTCCGGCCTCGGTCCCGCGGACATGGACATGGCCGTCCTGTACGACCACTTCACCCCGTACACGCTCCTCCAGCTCGAGGAGCTGGGTTTCTGCGGACGCGGGGAGGCCAAGGACTTCGTCCGTGAGCCCGGTGCGCTGGAGGTGGGCGGCCGCCTGCCGCTCAACACCCACGGCGGCCAGCTCGGCGAGGCCTACATCCACGGCATGAACGGCATCGCCGAAGCCGTCCGTCAGATCCGGGGTACCTCCGTCAACCAGGTCGACGACGCCGCGAAGGTCGTCGTCACCGCCGGAACCGGCGTCCCCACAAGCGGGTTGGTGCTCACCGCATGA
- a CDS encoding acyl-CoA synthetase, with the protein MKFNLADVFETVADAVPERIALSYQGRQISYAELDRLSNQVAHLLAGSGIGAFDNVALFLKNSVEHVTSLLGLLKVRAVPVNINYRYTNAELQYIFDNSDSRAIIVELPEHQRSVAALLAETPTVRTVFVIGDVVEELTAAVADLPDGRTVEIVSFADAESKPDNRDFEPRNGEELYLLYTGGTTGYPKGVMWQHDDFFRKPLSGGNPYGDPRKDLEEIGTAVKDFPSIAFLLAAPLMHGAASYSLFTFFTLGGRLVIQRDFDPEAIVTEVEKEKVNIVLIVGDAMGMPLVEELEKRKDSVDLSSMFSITSGGAIWSQHVRDRMLAVKPDLVLRDNFGASESGNDGEIMMDDNGNLKVPPTDRMMVVDESLNKIEPGSGDVGYIARIGNVPLGYYKDEEKTAKTFPTLPDGTRISILGDMGTVEADGSIVFLGRGSQCINTGGEKVYAEEVEATLHAHPAVADALVVPVPDEKYGQRVAAVISLAEGAEEPSLEEIQEHCRETLARYKVPRTVVFVDEVKRTPAGKADYRWAKAEAAKESTPV; encoded by the coding sequence ATGAAGTTCAACCTCGCCGATGTCTTCGAGACGGTCGCCGATGCGGTGCCCGAGCGGATCGCGCTCAGCTACCAGGGCCGCCAGATCAGCTACGCCGAACTCGACCGGCTGTCCAACCAGGTGGCACACCTGCTCGCGGGTTCGGGAATCGGCGCCTTCGACAACGTCGCACTGTTCCTCAAGAACAGCGTCGAACACGTCACCAGCCTCCTCGGCCTCCTGAAGGTCCGCGCGGTACCGGTCAACATCAACTACCGGTACACCAACGCCGAACTGCAGTACATCTTCGACAACTCCGATTCGCGCGCGATCATCGTCGAACTCCCCGAGCACCAGCGCAGCGTCGCCGCGCTGCTCGCCGAGACGCCCACCGTCCGAACGGTGTTCGTCATCGGAGACGTCGTCGAGGAACTCACTGCGGCCGTCGCAGACCTGCCCGACGGACGCACCGTCGAGATCGTGTCCTTCGCCGACGCCGAGTCCAAGCCGGACAACCGCGACTTCGAGCCGCGCAACGGCGAAGAGCTGTACCTGCTCTACACCGGTGGCACCACGGGTTATCCCAAGGGCGTCATGTGGCAGCACGACGACTTCTTCCGCAAGCCGCTGTCGGGTGGCAACCCCTACGGGGATCCCCGCAAGGATCTCGAGGAGATCGGCACGGCGGTCAAGGATTTCCCGTCGATCGCGTTCCTGCTGGCGGCCCCGCTCATGCACGGCGCGGCGTCGTATTCGCTGTTCACCTTCTTCACCCTCGGCGGTCGCCTGGTGATCCAGCGCGACTTCGACCCGGAGGCCATCGTCACCGAGGTCGAGAAGGAGAAGGTCAACATCGTCCTCATCGTCGGCGACGCCATGGGCATGCCGCTGGTCGAGGAGCTGGAGAAGCGGAAGGACTCCGTCGACCTGTCGTCGATGTTCTCCATCACCTCCGGTGGTGCGATCTGGTCGCAGCATGTGCGTGACCGCATGCTCGCGGTGAAGCCGGATCTGGTGTTGCGCGACAACTTCGGCGCGTCCGAGTCGGGCAACGACGGCGAGATCATGATGGACGACAACGGCAACCTGAAGGTGCCGCCGACCGACCGCATGATGGTCGTCGACGAGAGTCTCAACAAGATCGAGCCGGGCTCGGGCGACGTCGGGTACATCGCGCGCATCGGCAACGTTCCCCTCGGCTACTACAAGGACGAGGAGAAGACCGCCAAGACCTTCCCGACGCTGCCGGACGGCACCCGCATCTCGATCCTGGGTGACATGGGCACCGTCGAGGCCGACGGTTCGATCGTCTTCCTCGGCCGCGGCTCGCAGTGCATCAACACCGGCGGCGAGAAGGTCTACGCCGAAGAGGTCGAGGCCACCCTGCACGCGCATCCGGCGGTCGCCGACGCGCTGGTCGTCCCGGTCCCCGACGAGAAGTACGGCCAGCGGGTCGCCGCGGTGATCTCACTCGCCGAGGGTGCCGAGGAGCCGTCGCTCGAGGAGATCCAGGAGCACTGCCGCGAGACCCTCGCCCGCTACAAGGTCCCGCGCACCGTCGTGTTCGTCGACGAGGTCAAGCGCACGCCGGCCGGCAAGGCCGACTACCGCTGGGCCAAGGCGGAAGCGGCCAAGGAGAGCACTCCCGTCTGA